CGAGTCAGACCGGGCGCTCTCCTCAACGGCGGTGACCTTATCACCCACACGCACCTTGTCGGTGCCTTCGGTCACCAGCCGGTCACCCGCGTTCAGCCCCTGGGTGATCAGCCAGCGGCTACCCATCGCCTCGCCGGTTTCCACCTCTCGTTGTTCCACCACCTGCTGATTATTAACCACCAGCGCATAGGCATTGCCTTTGGTGTCGCGCAGGATGCCCTGCTGCGGCGCCAGAATGGCGTCGGGTACGCTGGTGGTTTCCACCGTGGCGCGCACAAACATGCCCGGCAGCAGCATATGGCCGGCGTTGGGGAACTCGGCGCGCAGCGTCACCGAACCGGTGGCCTCATCCACCGCCACTTCCGCCAGTTTCAACACGCCCGGCTGGCTGTAAAGCTGGCCGTTTTCCAGCGTCAGCGTTACCGCCGCCTGCTGCTGTTTCTGATGCGCCAGCAGCGCCAGCCGCTGACTGCTGGACTGGGTGAGGTCGACGTAGATCGGGTTCAACTGACGGATAGTAGCCAGCGCGGTGGTCTGGCTGGCGGTGACCAGCGCCCCCGGCGTCACCGATGAAATACCGATGCGGCCGGAAATCGGCGCGGTAATGCGGGTATAGGCCAGGTTGATTTGCGCGGTTTTCAGGGCGGCGGTCTTTTCCGCTACGCTGGCGACATCCTGTTCATAGGTGGCCTGCGCGTCGTCCGCATCCTGTTGCGACACGCCCTCTTCTTTCAACAACCGGGCGTAACGTTCGGCTTTCAGTTTGGCTGAGCGCACCGTGGATTGAGCGTTTTTCAGCGCGGCGGCGGCTTGATCCACCGTCGCCTGATAACTGGCCGGGTCGATCTGATACAGCACCTCTCCGGCTTTCACTTCGCTGCCTTCGGTAAATAACCGTTTCTGGATAATGCCCTCCACCTGCGGGCGCACCTCGGACACCATCGCCGCCGTCACGCGGCCGGTCAGTTCGCTGTGCAGCGTCACAGGTGCGCCATGCAGCGTCTGCACGGTCACCGCCACCGGTTGCACCGCCTCGGTCGATGAGGCGTTTTGCTCACAGCCGGTCAACAGCACGGTGAACATACCGGCTGTTACAATAAAGATTTTCCTTCGCATCAAGCCCTGTCCTAAGATTGAGAATGAACGTTCATTCTCAATATAAAAAATTTGACGTCAGACTTCTTATAAAATTTGCAAGGATAGCGTTAGCAACGTTATCCAGGCATTGGAGCAATGCTATGCCATCACCCCATCATGAAGACAAGGCGCAGGCCCGGCGTGATCAGATAGTCGCCGCCGCTCGCCGCTGCTTTCGCCAGTCCGGCTTTCACGGCGCCAGCATGGCGGAGATCGCCGCGCAAGCGCAGCTCAGCGTCGGGCAGATTTACCGCTATTTCGTCAACAAAGACGACATCATTGAGGAGATCGTGCGCCGTATCGTCGATATCCGGCTACAGCGCATGACGCTGGAAAATGGCGACCCCCGGCGTTTCGCGCCGCTGCTGGCCCGCCGCCAGTTGCCGATCGCTGGCGTCAGCGACAGCGATGATGACGACGACGACAACCAACTGATGCTGGAAGTGGCATCCGAAGCCACCCGTAACCCACGGGTGGCGAGCATCATGCAGGAGACCGAACAGAAAATGTTTACCCGAGCCAGTACGCTGATGAAACACCGCTTCCCGCACTTTTCTGATGAGGAAATCGCCGCACGCACCGAATTGCTGGCAGTCTTGTGCGAAGGCACGACATTCCGCTGTGTGATTCCGCAACGCGCCTCGGTCGCGGTGCTGGAACCGCTGTACCAATCCCTGTTTGACTCACTGTTTCCTGATAAGACACCATGACTGAAAAACTATCCCGCTCACGACTCGAATACGCCCTGATTCTGGGCTCGCTGGCCGCGCTTGGTCCGTTATGTATCGATCTCTATCTCCCCGCGCTGCCGCAGATGACCAGCGCGCTCTCCGCCTCGACGGCGGTCACTCAACTCAGCCTGACCGCCGGCCTGCTCGGGCTGGGAGCCGGTCAGTTGATCTTCGGCCCGCTGAGCGACAAGCTGGGCCGACGCCTGCCGTTGCTGCTGTCGCTGGCGATGCTGCTGCTGACGTCGGTCTGGTGCGCGCTGGCGCAGGATATCGGCCAGTTAGTCGTCGCCCGGTTGTTGCAAGGCATCGCCGGTGCGGGCGGCGCGGTGCTGTCCCGGGCCATCGCGCGAGATCTGTATGTCGGCCATGCCCTGACCCGCTTCTTCTCGCTGTTGATGCTGATCAACGGTCTGGCGCCGATCCTCTCGCCGGTACTGGGCGGTCTGTTGCTGAGCATCACCGACTGGCGCGGCATTTTTGCACTGCTGGCGGTGATTGCCGGCCTGCTGCTGACGATGAGTGTACTGCGGCTGAACGAGACGCTGCCTGCCGAGCGGCGCATCGCCGGCGGGGCCGGCTCGATGCTGTCGTCGCTGGGCAGTCTGCTGCGGGAACGGGAATTCATGGGGTTGTGTCTGGCGCAGGGATTGTGCGGCGCCGGGATGTTTGCTTACATCGGCGCCTCGCCATTCGTGCTGCAGGAAGTGTACGGGCTTAGCCCGCAGGCGTTCAGCCTGTGTTTCGCGGTCAACGGCATCGGGCTAATCGCCGCCGGACAACTGGCCTCCCACTTTAGCTTGCGTTTTGGCGAACAACGCGTGCTGCGCGCCGGGCTGACTACCGCGGTCATCTCGGCGCTGGTGCTGACGGTGGCCGGCTTTCTGCACGCGCCGCTCATCGGCATTCTGATCCCACTGTTTTTCGCCATCGCCATGATTGGGATTGTCGGCCCTTGTGCGTCATCGCTGGCGATGCAAAGTCAGGGCAGCAAGGCGGGCAGCGCGTCGGCGCTGATTGGTCTGAGTATGTTCGCACTTGGTGCGCTAAGCGTGCCGTTTACCGGACTGACAGGCAGCACCAGCGCACTGTCGATGGCGCTGGTGATTCTGGGGTGTTACCTGCTGGCCGCCCTTGCCTATCGCATGTTATCGCCGCAGCCGCTCGCCCGAAAAGCGTGAGCGGAAAAGAGGCAAGAGAAGAAGACGTGAAAGACATCAACCTTCACGGGTAGGCCCCATAAAGGTTGATGTTTCTTTACCGGAACCCGGGCCGCATAACCTGCAGCCCGGGTTGATTATTACAGCTGACCGTCGGTGTCGTTACCCCCCGTCGGAGCCGTTTGCGTGATAGGTTCACCCAGCGTTTGCTTGAACCAACTCACGATCTTATTGATGATCACCGGCTGGAACCAGTTAATATCGCCATGACCGGCACCCTCCAGCAGCAGGTACTCCGCTTTGTTGCCGCCAGCTACCAGCGCTTCATACAGCTGCTTGCTCTGCAACGGTGAAACGACGGTATCCGCGCTGCCGTGCATAATGAGATACGGCGGTTTTTTCCCGTCGATATGCCCCATCGGGCTGGCATTAAGCGCTTTGACCGGGTCGCTGGTAATGGTGGCGCCGGGGAAATCCCCAAATGCCGTGCCATTGACCAACAACGCTTCCGTTACCGCCGGCGAATCATGCACTACGAGCAGGTTTTCGGGAAGGCCTTCGCCAATGCTCAACAAATTGGAGATGCCGTACGCCGAAACCACCGCCTGAACATCCGACGATTTATCCAGAAAGCGTCCCTTATCAAAGCTACGCAGCCCATTCGTCGCACCGGTCATTTGCGCGACATAACCACCGGCGGAATCACCCAGGACACCAATTCGGTTCGGGTCAATGCCGTATTCCGCTGCGTGTTCGCGCAAGTAACGCACCGCCGCTTTGGCATCCTCAATCAGTGCCGGGTATTTCTCGGCCACCACACGATATTCCGCCGCCGCGACGACAAAACCGGCTTCCGCCAGCGCCATACGCACATCAATGTATTTGGCATACGCAGCGGAAGCGAAGCCACCACCGGGGAAATAGACAATCGCCGGTTTAAGTGCCGTCGTACGGGGGACAAGCAACGACATTTGCAACTGCTGTACTTTTTGTATACTTTTAATCTGGGAATAAACGATGTCATTAATCGCATCAATTTGTTGGCGTACTGGTTTAACACGAATAACCTGTGCGCCTTTAGTATATCCCATCAGATTATTAACACTGGTTGAATTAGCCATAATAAATGAGTCCTTAAATGATTTAGAGAAAATATTTTACAATCACCTGTCAGGCGATAATTCCTGGTGGTCATATTTCACTATTTTCCGAATAACAACCGGATTGCGCGTTGAATAACGCAATACATCAACTTTTTACGGCAAGGCAAATAACACGTTCTTTTATCACTGCGGAATAACAGCGAAAATAAAAAGACGTAAAATAAACCGAGTCATAACGCCGGCATGGCGGCAAGTTAAATATGACGACATGTTCAGATAATACCTTTTGAACAACGCCACTATACTTGCCATTCAGAATATAAAAAAATCAGGCCTGTTCGTTGGCAGGGGGAAGAACGCCAAATATCGAAAAGAAAACGCTTTATTCTAAAAAAGAAACATAAAAAAGAGATAACGGAAAAAACAACGTTATATCTCTTTATTTATTGTCTTATTCTTATAATTAATTAATTACAAATGTAATTAATTAATATACCCAAAATAATTCGAGTTGCAGAATAAAACGCGCTGCGTTTTGGACAACACAGCGCGTTAGTCCATGATGGCAAGATTCATTATGATTCTTGTAACGCGGCGAGGCAGGAACTGACACAAGTCAGCGATACAACGCCGGCGCTGGCTCCAGAGCACCAGCGCCGTGCCAACAGGCTGGGCTATCCCGCCTACTGGCTGCCGTCCGGGAACAGGAATGGGTTGATGCTGCTGCGGGAAAAGCCTTCATCTTCCATTTTCACATCCAGCACCAGCGAGGCCAAATCGTCAGCCACCGCTTCCACCCGGTGATCCTTTTCCTGATACAACAGTTTTAGGTAAGTACCGCAATCGTCGCAGCTTTCCGCCTTGATGGCGGCGTTCTCATCATCCAGCGACCAGTAGTGCAGTTTGCCCGCCTGCTCGCAGTTACTGCACTTGACGCGCACCATATGCCATTCGGTTTCGCACAGATTACAGTGCAGGTAGCGCAGGCCGCTGGTGGTGCCAATCTGCACCACGCCGGAAACCGGCATACTGCCGCACACCGGGCAGAACTGACGATGCTCGCCCTGCTCGGCGTGCGCCCGCCCCGGCAACCGGGTCGCCATCTGCGCCCAGTACAGTGATAACGCCGCCCAGACGAACGGAGCTTTGTCGTTGTTTTCCGGCGTGAATTGCTGAGCAATCAGCGCGTCCGCCAGCGCATCCCACTGCTGGGCCGGCATCTTTTCCAGATTTTCCAACGTGGTCAGTACCTGGCCGCTGGCGGTGGCTTTCAGTTCTTCAATCAACGCCTGCAGCAGCGCATGCCAGTGCGGATCGCGCGCAAACGTGGCGGCATCCAGCGGCGGGCGTGCGGCGCTGTTTTGCACGCTGCTGTTTTGCACGCTATCGTGCAACAGGCCGGCGAGGTCCTTATCCAGCGGGTGGTCATGCCGCACTTTTTCCTGCGCCTCCACCACCTCGGCGGCAAACAGCAGGTACTCCGCCAGCGGGTGATCCTGTGCCAGTTGACGCAGGCGCTCGGCTCGACCGCTGTACAGACTTTTCAGGTTAGCGAACAGCAAGGGAGGAATCGTGCCGATGGTTGAGGTTTTCTCACTGTCGGCCAGTTGCTCCTGCGGCACAATACGAATACTCATCAGGTGATGTTTCCTGTTTATCCATGTGGAAGAGGCCGTGCGAGTACAACGCCGGCCCCGTTCTGATGCCCTCATGTTAGCAGGTTATTCCCCACAATAAGGAGTGATTTTCCGAGCCGGGCCCAGGCGTGGCAAACATCAGCCAAACTGGATAGACACGACCGGCTATCGACCGCAATATTGGATGACGGTCTTTCGTCGACAGAACTGAGGCTATGCGCTTATTATTTGCGTCGCCGGCACGCGGCGGCGATCCGGCGTACCGGTTCGGGCGTGCGGCGAAAGGACGCCAGTCATGGATGCGCACAAACAAGGGACACCGCCTGATACGTATACCGATAACTCCGTCTAATGCTGGAAACGACATACATGACCGCAGTTTATTCTCAGACACCCACACCAGGCGCTATCGCGTCGGTTTACCGCAAAATCACCTGGCGGCTGATCCCGTTCCTGTGCCTGTGCTATCTCGCCGCTTACCTTGACCGCATCAATATCGGGCTGGCGAAACTGCAGATGGCGAATCAGCTGGCACTCAGCGACGCCGCCTTCGGCCTTGGCGCCGGGCTGTTCTTCGTCGGCTATATTCTGTTCGAGGTGCCGAGCAACCTGATTCTGCAACGCGTCGGCGCCCGCATCTGGATTGCGCGCATCATGATCAGTTGGGGGCTGCTGTCCGCCGCAACGATGTTTGTCTCCACCCCGGTTCAGTTCTACGTACTGCGTTTTCTGCTTGGCGCGGCGGAAGCCGGTTTTCTGCCCGGCGTGTTGTACTACCTGACGCGCTGGTTTCCCTCCTGGCGGCGCAGTCGCATCATTTCGCTGTTCATGATCGGCCTGCCGCTTTCCAGCGTGGTGGGCGGCCCGCTGTCGGGCTGGATCATGTCGCATTTCGATTCAGTCCACGGGCTGCACGGCTGGCAGTGGATGTTTCTGCTGGAGGGACTGCCGAGCGTACTGCTTGGCGTACTGACCCTCTGGCTGCTGCCGGACGGCGTTGATCAGGCGCGCTGGCTGAGTGAGACGGACAAAGCGCAGGTGCGCGCCGACCTGGCGATTGACGCCCGTGAAGCGCCATATCTGAAACACCGCTTTCGCGACGGTTTCCTCAACCTGAAAGTCTGGATGCTGGGCGGCATCGATTTCTCGATTCTGTTGTGCGCCTATGCCATGGGGTTCTGGCTGCCGACCTTCATTAAGAAGGCCGGCGTGGCCGATATCGGGCAGATTGGTTTGCTGACGGCGATCCCCAGCGTCGCGGCGCTGGCAGGAATGGTGATACTCGGCGCCAGCTCCGACCGGCTGCGCGAGCGGCGCTGGCACATCATCGTGCCGTTCTGGCTGGGCGCGGCGGCGATGGCGGCCAGTACCCTCTTCACCCAGAACATCGTGATGACGGTGCTGCTGTTCTCGGCGGCGCAGGCCACCATCATTGGCACCGTGCCGGTGTTCTTCAGCCTGCCCGCCACCTTCCTCACCGGCACCGCCGCCGCCACCGGCTTTGCGCTGGCCTGCTCGCTGGCGAATATCGCCGGTCTGGTCAGCAACTCAATCATGGGTTTCGCTATGGATCTCACCGGCAGCGGCAGCAGCGCGCTGTGGTTCTTCGCCTTCTGCCTGCTACTCAGCTCGCTGCTGGTGCTGGCGCTGCCGGCAAAACTAGTAAATCGGTGAGCTGGATTAGACCTGGCAACATCATGCCAAAGCGAGAGATTGGGTTACAGATGATGGGCTTACAGCGTCAAAACCGTGCTGAGGCAGGCGACTTCGCCGGGTGAGCCNNNNNNNNNNNNNNNNNNNNNNNNNNNNNNNNNNNNNNNNNNNNNNNNNNNNNNNNNNNNNNNNNNNNNNNNNNNNNNNNNNNNNNNNNNNNNNNNNNNNCTGCCGCAGTTCGCCGGTGCGGGTGTAATGGAACAGACTGGTGAGCGGCGCGAGGGTGCCGGTGGTGTCCCCGGCGTCGCCGTCCCAGGTCAGCGTACGGGCAACGGTGCGGGCGCTGTCATCGTACTGCCGGGTAAGCAGCGTGCCGTTGTGCCATTCGCGCACCACCCGGTCACGCAGGTCGTACTCCAGTTGCACATGGGCGGTGGCCGACGAGACTTCAATCAGGCGGCCCACCGCATCATAGCGGTAGTGCAGGGTGTCGTCCGGCGCGGTTTCACGCAACAGCAGGCCGCGGGCATCGTAGAGGAAGTGGCGGGTGTCGCCTTCGCCATTACGCACGCGGATGCACAGGCCGTCCTCGTCATAGCCGTAGTGGGTCTCGGTGCCGGTCATGTCGCGCTCGCGGATGACCCGCCCGTCGGCGTCCAGCCACCACTGCCAGCGGCTGCCGTCCGGGGCAATAACCGTTGTCAGTTGCTGGCTTTCCCTGTCGTACCCGTAGTGCCAGGTGCGGCCTTCGGCGTCGGTGCGCGCGGTCA
The DNA window shown above is from Dickeya dadantii NCPPB 898 and carries:
- a CDS encoding MFS transporter; translated protein: MTAVYSQTPTPGAIASVYRKITWRLIPFLCLCYLAAYLDRINIGLAKLQMANQLALSDAAFGLGAGLFFVGYILFEVPSNLILQRVGARIWIARIMISWGLLSAATMFVSTPVQFYVLRFLLGAAEAGFLPGVLYYLTRWFPSWRRSRIISLFMIGLPLSSVVGGPLSGWIMSHFDSVHGLHGWQWMFLLEGLPSVLLGVLTLWLLPDGVDQARWLSETDKAQVRADLAIDAREAPYLKHRFRDGFLNLKVWMLGGIDFSILLCAYAMGFWLPTFIKKAGVADIGQIGLLTAIPSVAALAGMVILGASSDRLRERRWHIIVPFWLGAAAMAASTLFTQNIVMTVLLFSAAQATIIGTVPVFFSLPATFLTGTAAATGFALACSLANIAGLVSNSIMGFAMDLTGSGSSALWFFAFCLLLSSLLVLALPAKLVNR
- a CDS encoding multidrug effflux MFS transporter is translated as MTEKLSRSRLEYALILGSLAALGPLCIDLYLPALPQMTSALSASTAVTQLSLTAGLLGLGAGQLIFGPLSDKLGRRLPLLLSLAMLLLTSVWCALAQDIGQLVVARLLQGIAGAGGAVLSRAIARDLYVGHALTRFFSLLMLINGLAPILSPVLGGLLLSITDWRGIFALLAVIAGLLLTMSVLRLNETLPAERRIAGGAGSMLSSLGSLLREREFMGLCLAQGLCGAGMFAYIGASPFVLQEVYGLSPQAFSLCFAVNGIGLIAAGQLASHFSLRFGEQRVLRAGLTTAVISALVLTVAGFLHAPLIGILIPLFFAIAMIGIVGPCASSLAMQSQGSKAGSASALIGLSMFALGALSVPFTGLTGSTSALSMALVILGCYLLAALAYRMLSPQPLARKA
- a CDS encoding alpha/beta hydrolase gives rise to the protein MANSTSVNNLMGYTKGAQVIRVKPVRQQIDAINDIVYSQIKSIQKVQQLQMSLLVPRTTALKPAIVYFPGGGFASAAYAKYIDVRMALAEAGFVVAAAEYRVVAEKYPALIEDAKAAVRYLREHAAEYGIDPNRIGVLGDSAGGYVAQMTGATNGLRSFDKGRFLDKSSDVQAVVSAYGISNLLSIGEGLPENLLVVHDSPAVTEALLVNGTAFGDFPGATITSDPVKALNASPMGHIDGKKPPYLIMHGSADTVVSPLQSKQLYEALVAGGNKAEYLLLEGAGHGDINWFQPVIINKIVSWFKQTLGEPITQTAPTGGNDTDGQL
- a CDS encoding TetR/AcrR family transcriptional regulator → MPSPHHEDKAQARRDQIVAAARRCFRQSGFHGASMAEIAAQAQLSVGQIYRYFVNKDDIIEEIVRRIVDIRLQRMTLENGDPRRFAPLLARRQLPIAGVSDSDDDDDDNQLMLEVASEATRNPRVASIMQETEQKMFTRASTLMKHRFPHFSDEEIAARTELLAVLCEGTTFRCVIPQRASVAVLEPLYQSLFDSLFPDKTP
- the fdhE gene encoding formate dehydrogenase accessory protein FdhE encodes the protein MSIRIVPQEQLADSEKTSTIGTIPPLLFANLKSLYSGRAERLRQLAQDHPLAEYLLFAAEVVEAQEKVRHDHPLDKDLAGLLHDSVQNSSVQNSAARPPLDAATFARDPHWHALLQALIEELKATASGQVLTTLENLEKMPAQQWDALADALIAQQFTPENNDKAPFVWAALSLYWAQMATRLPGRAHAEQGEHRQFCPVCGSMPVSGVVQIGTTSGLRYLHCNLCETEWHMVRVKCSNCEQAGKLHYWSLDDENAAIKAESCDDCGTYLKLLYQEKDHRVEAVADDLASLVLDVKMEDEGFSRSSINPFLFPDGSQ
- a CDS encoding efflux RND transporter periplasmic adaptor subunit, with translation MRRKIFIVTAGMFTVLLTGCEQNASSTEAVQPVAVTVQTLHGAPVTLHSELTGRVTAAMVSEVRPQVEGIIQKRLFTEGSEVKAGEVLYQIDPASYQATVDQAAAALKNAQSTVRSAKLKAERYARLLKEEGVSQQDADDAQATYEQDVASVAEKTAALKTAQINLAYTRITAPISGRIGISSVTPGALVTASQTTALATIRQLNPIYVDLTQSSSQRLALLAHQKQQQAAVTLTLENGQLYSQPGVLKLAEVAVDEATGSVTLRAEFPNAGHMLLPGMFVRATVETTSVPDAILAPQQGILRDTKGNAYALVVNNQQVVEQREVETGEAMGSRWLITQGLNAGDRLVTEGTDKVRVGDKVTAVEESARSDSATPRTTEAR